A portion of the Nitrosopumilus sp. genome contains these proteins:
- a CDS encoding sodium-dependent bicarbonate transport family permease: MDILQLIQSNLLTPVILFFLFGIITARIKSDLKIPEAISEFLPIYLLAAIGLHGGIEMRNTGFENMLIPMLVAIALSLLFTLNHYQILRRLGKFNIFDSYALASTYGAVGAVTFSVGLSFLKNQGVTSEGYLAAILAVLEPVAFIMAIFLTNMAVSKQIRTKKQSFTKENGSDIDVGVSETKTKLSQVLHESITGKAIVILLGSIVIGYVIGESGFASIKIVFDEMFTGAIVIFMIEMGIIAGQRLDDIKKVGIFLTAFAVIMPTFNGIIGVLVAAAMGLSLGGAVMFGLLLASASFIAAPAVLRHAIPQANPSLYITSALGITFPYNIIVLLPIMFTVSTFVHNTEGSIDLFHFIIKDWI; the protein is encoded by the coding sequence ATGGATATTCTACAACTAATACAATCAAATTTACTAACTCCTGTAATTCTATTTTTTCTATTTGGAATAATTACTGCCCGGATAAAATCTGACTTGAAAATACCTGAAGCAATCTCAGAATTTTTACCAATTTATCTTCTTGCAGCAATTGGACTTCATGGTGGAATCGAGATGAGAAATACTGGATTTGAAAATATGTTGATCCCAATGCTTGTTGCAATTGCTCTCTCTTTGTTGTTTACTTTAAATCACTATCAAATTTTGAGACGCTTAGGAAAGTTCAATATTTTTGATTCTTATGCCTTGGCATCTACATATGGTGCTGTAGGGGCTGTAACCTTTTCAGTTGGATTGTCATTTCTTAAAAATCAGGGAGTTACATCAGAAGGATATCTTGCAGCAATTCTTGCAGTGCTGGAACCTGTTGCATTCATCATGGCGATATTTTTGACAAATATGGCAGTCTCAAAGCAAATTCGAACAAAAAAACAGTCTTTTACAAAAGAAAATGGATCTGATATTGATGTAGGAGTTTCTGAAACTAAGACAAAACTTTCTCAGGTATTGCATGAATCAATTACTGGTAAAGCAATAGTGATTCTTCTTGGCAGTATTGTAATTGGCTATGTTATTGGAGAATCTGGATTTGCTTCAATCAAAATAGTTTTTGATGAAATGTTTACCGGCGCTATTGTTATCTTTATGATCGAAATGGGAATTATTGCAGGACAAAGACTAGATGACATCAAAAAAGTTGGAATCTTTCTTACTGCATTTGCTGTGATCATGCCTACATTTAATGGAATTATTGGAGTATTGGTTGCTGCTGCAATGGGGTTGAGTCTAGGTGGTGCAGTCATGTTTGGATTACTATTGGCTAGTGCATCATTTATTGCAGCACCTGCAGTACTACGCCATGCAATACCTCAGGCAAACCCTAGTCTTTACATTACATCAGCATTAGGAATTACATTCCCATACAACATCATTGTCTTATTGCCCATTATGTTTACTGTCTCTACTTTTGTACACAATACAGAAGGATCGATAGACTTATTCCATTTTATTATAAAGGATTGGATAT
- a CDS encoding inorganic phosphate transporter: MIEIAIGAIIVALIFDFVNGFNDSANSVATVIGTRVLKPIHAVALSAAANFIGPFIFGVAVATTISKGILNPDDVTVYMVVGALSGAIAWSSLCTYFGLPISNSHSLVGGIMGAGIAVLGFDQLLFDGLQKVITGIIVAPTGGIIFGFLLTGLIITVFANRKPAIVNRTFGRLQIISSAWFALTHGANDGQKTMGIIVLILFSTGLIPELDMPLWVIFAAASAMALGTFFGGYKVIKTLGMKIAKLKPYQGFAAETGGGIMLAIFSTLGVPASTTHAITGTIMGAGAARRKRAVRWKVGKQIVFAWIITIPGSAGMAIAFTYLIYLFI; encoded by the coding sequence ATGATAGAGATAGCAATAGGTGCAATTATTGTTGCATTAATCTTTGATTTTGTTAATGGCTTCAATGATTCAGCAAATTCTGTTGCTACTGTAATTGGAACACGTGTTTTAAAACCAATACACGCAGTTGCCCTGTCTGCAGCTGCAAATTTTATAGGTCCATTTATTTTTGGTGTGGCCGTTGCAACCACAATTTCTAAAGGAATTTTGAATCCTGACGATGTAACCGTTTACATGGTTGTTGGTGCTTTATCTGGTGCAATTGCTTGGAGTAGTTTATGTACATATTTTGGTTTACCAATTTCTAACAGTCATTCTTTAGTTGGTGGAATTATGGGAGCAGGCATTGCTGTATTAGGTTTTGATCAATTACTATTTGATGGTCTTCAAAAAGTAATCACAGGAATTATAGTTGCTCCCACAGGTGGCATAATTTTTGGATTCTTGTTAACTGGATTAATCATAACCGTCTTTGCTAATCGTAAACCTGCAATTGTAAACAGAACTTTTGGACGATTACAAATTATATCTTCAGCTTGGTTTGCTTTAACACATGGTGCAAATGATGGGCAAAAAACAATGGGTATTATTGTTCTAATTTTATTTTCGACAGGTTTGATCCCAGAACTTGATATGCCACTATGGGTAATTTTTGCTGCTGCTTCTGCTATGGCACTAGGTACATTCTTTGGAGGATACAAAGTTATCAAAACATTAGGTATGAAAATTGCAAAACTTAAACCATATCAAGGATTTGCCGCAGAGACTGGCGGTGGTATTATGTTGGCAATCTTTTCAACCTTGGGTGTTCCTGCTAGTACTACTCATGCTATTACCGGTACCATTATGGGTGCAGGAGCTGCACGGAGAAAACGTGCTGTACGCTGGAAAGTTGGAAAACAAATTGTATTTGCATGGATAATCACGATACCTGGGAGTGCTGGAATGGCCATAGCATTTACTTATTTGATTTATTTGTTTATTTGA
- a CDS encoding DUF47 family protein, producing MGQWLSWVKSNEKELLILLDNLAKKAVETSEALVVLFSDLSNVEQSKQIHKLETEADELTRDIFFELNKTFITPLDREDMQRIASKIDDVIDFMDGISARVYSYKISTPPPYSQDMAKELVKATKEVEYMISKLQHMKNSKDMIEHCRNTSKIEHVVDDMYIEAIKELFESNDAIKIIKLKDIYETMETASDRCVDVADVIEDIVLKYT from the coding sequence ATGGGACAATGGTTATCGTGGGTAAAATCTAATGAGAAAGAACTCTTAATCCTTCTTGATAATTTAGCAAAGAAAGCAGTTGAAACCTCTGAAGCCTTGGTGGTTTTATTTTCAGATCTAAGTAATGTAGAACAATCTAAACAAATTCATAAGCTTGAAACTGAGGCTGATGAATTAACACGTGATATCTTTTTTGAACTAAACAAGACATTCATCACTCCGTTGGATCGTGAAGATATGCAAAGGATTGCATCTAAAATTGATGATGTAATAGATTTCATGGATGGAATTTCTGCAAGGGTGTATAGCTACAAAATCTCTACACCTCCTCCATACTCTCAGGATATGGCAAAAGAACTTGTTAAAGCCACAAAAGAAGTAGAATACATGATTTCAAAACTTCAGCATATGAAGAATTCTAAAGATATGATTGAACATTGTAGAAATACAAGTAAAATCGAACATGTTGTAGATGATATGTATATAGAAGCTATCAAAGAGTTGTTTGAAAGCAATGATGCAATCAAAATCATAAAACTAAAAGATATCTATGAAACAATGGAAACTGCATCTGATAGATGTGTTGATGTTGCAGATGTCATTGAAGATATCGTTCTAAAATACACTTGA
- a CDS encoding ABC transporter permease: protein MNTLMYDTYTIFWRELKRYKKSRSGVLIRLIQPAIWIIVIGNTFSGTQPLIQSVGFEGEYIEFMAPGVIILTAIFTSIFGGVNTLWDRRYGFMNKALTSPISRSSIALGKMSAISLIAAMQASLILGIALAIGVSFPNPIMIIPIMMIVILFSLGFSGISVMVAATAKSQETFWGVINFLGMPLFMLSPALFPLELLPDWLAIIAKLNPVTYTVLLVREMMTGISEGGIPILLSLGILVAFVLVMITLASYVFTREVNKPF, encoded by the coding sequence ATGAATACTTTGATGTATGACACATACACAATTTTTTGGAGAGAGTTAAAGAGATACAAAAAATCACGCAGTGGTGTTTTGATTAGATTGATCCAACCTGCAATATGGATAATTGTAATTGGAAATACTTTTTCAGGCACTCAACCTTTAATTCAGTCAGTTGGATTTGAGGGTGAATACATTGAGTTTATGGCACCCGGTGTTATAATACTTACTGCGATTTTTACTAGTATTTTTGGTGGCGTCAACACATTGTGGGATAGAAGATATGGTTTCATGAACAAGGCATTAACGTCTCCAATTTCCCGTTCTTCTATCGCACTTGGAAAAATGTCTGCAATATCTTTAATTGCAGCTATGCAAGCTAGTTTGATTCTGGGAATTGCACTGGCAATTGGTGTATCTTTCCCAAATCCTATAATGATTATTCCTATTATGATGATTGTTATTTTATTCTCACTGGGATTTTCTGGAATCTCTGTAATGGTTGCGGCAACTGCCAAATCTCAGGAAACATTTTGGGGTGTGATCAATTTTCTTGGAATGCCTCTGTTTATGTTGAGTCCTGCATTATTCCCATTGGAGTTACTTCCTGATTGGCTTGCAATTATTGCAAAACTAAACCCTGTAACATACACTGTTTTACTAGTTCGAGAAATGATGACAGGCATTTCTGAGGGTGGAATACCTATACTTCTTAGTCTTGGCATACTAGTTGCATTTGTACTTGTAATGATTACACTTGCAAGCTATGTCTTCACACGTGAAGTAAACAAGCCTTTTTAA
- a CDS encoding ATP-binding cassette domain-containing protein, which translates to MYSIKTESLTKSFGNVIAVNDVSFSVEEGEIFGFLGPNGAGKSTTMMILTTLLKPTSGQALISGFDVITNAKQVRENIGYVQQESTVDEYLTGRENLLLQAKLNHIPKKEINKRIDDVLELIELTDKQDQAVVTYSGGMRKRLDIAGGLLHRPKVLFLDEPTVGLDIQTRRKIWEYIKKIHTEFDMTIFLSTHYMEEADNLCDRVGIIDGGKIQIIDSPTNMKNAMGNEVISIVVNEGEHTFFLSEIEKIEFVKKIKKDGSKLTLFASHGTEIIPKIFQISSKFNIKIISISLTQPTLDDVFISYTGHEIRDDESGFNRKREHAKMKRLRA; encoded by the coding sequence TTGTATTCCATTAAAACAGAATCTCTAACAAAATCATTTGGCAATGTAATTGCAGTAAATGATGTTTCTTTCTCAGTTGAAGAAGGTGAGATTTTTGGGTTTTTGGGACCTAATGGTGCAGGCAAAAGTACCACAATGATGATTCTAACTACTTTACTAAAACCAACATCAGGACAAGCTCTAATTTCTGGATTTGATGTCATAACAAATGCAAAACAAGTTAGAGAAAATATTGGATATGTTCAACAAGAATCAACAGTAGATGAATATTTGACTGGGAGAGAAAACCTTTTACTGCAAGCAAAACTAAACCATATCCCAAAAAAAGAAATTAACAAAAGAATTGACGATGTATTGGAATTAATTGAATTGACTGACAAACAAGATCAGGCAGTTGTTACTTATTCTGGTGGGATGAGAAAGAGGTTGGATATTGCAGGTGGTCTTTTACATCGGCCTAAAGTATTATTTCTAGACGAGCCTACAGTTGGACTTGACATACAAACTCGTAGAAAGATTTGGGAATATATTAAAAAAATCCATACTGAATTTGACATGACTATTTTTCTTAGCACTCACTATATGGAAGAAGCAGATAACCTGTGTGATAGAGTTGGAATAATAGATGGTGGAAAGATACAGATTATTGATTCTCCGACAAATATGAAAAATGCTATGGGGAATGAGGTAATCTCAATTGTTGTAAATGAGGGTGAGCATACTTTTTTCTTATCTGAGATTGAAAAAATTGAATTTGTTAAAAAAATAAAAAAAGATGGATCTAAACTGACTCTTTTTGCATCTCATGGAACAGAAATAATCCCAAAAATTTTTCAAATTTCATCAAAATTTAATATCAAAATAATCTCTATCTCACTAACTCAACCCACACTTGATGATGTATTCATTTCTTATACCGGACATGAAATTCGAGATGATGAATCTGGATTTAATAGGAAACGTGAACACGCAAAGATGAAGAGGTTACGTGCATGA
- a CDS encoding nitroreductase/quinone reductase family protein, whose amino-acid sequence MEIKEELFRPTLITKGRITGKSHTVMLRAVKYDGKIYFSRHKPDGDWFKNAMANPEVQIKYKDTTFVGIAKLVTDEKLSEKISELKYPGEERAKEKRVTIQVTLNHS is encoded by the coding sequence ATGGAGATAAAGGAGGAATTATTCAGGCCAACTCTCATTACAAAAGGAAGAATAACAGGCAAGAGCCACACAGTAATGTTACGCGCAGTAAAGTATGACGGAAAGATTTACTTTTCAAGACATAAACCAGATGGAGATTGGTTCAAAAATGCAATGGCAAATCCAGAAGTACAAATCAAATACAAGGATACAACATTTGTAGGAATTGCAAAATTAGTCACAGATGAAAAATTAAGTGAAAAGATTTCAGAGTTGAAATACCCTGGAGAAGAAAGAGCCAAAGAAAAAAGAGTGACGATTCAAGTCACGCTAAATCATAGTTAA
- a CDS encoding beta-propeller domain-containing protein → MNSKITIPIIIAISVIVTAAITYSISVEQEPQILQKTAPEIIYVEKENSKYFEGTHDIKKIDSQEELKNILKASTFFEGQFFDDRVFSTRMMIDNAVMESDGFVGAPIPATVPQGAVAGKTESRGSEYSTTNVQVENVDEPDYLKNDSKYVYIVSQNTLSIIDAYPAESAKLVLKIALDIESQYIQNMFLNKDRLVIFYNGQSDDEIIPQYDFVPRRSYSSVTHALIVDVSDKESPKILKDYSIDGHFSDARMIGNYVYFVTNSNIDYQYPKLPVIMEDSVRIMTPEAFYFDNVEQFSNFNTLTAIDIFGDTINSETFLMGYTGSIYVSEDNFYLTYQQNMPLGFYESSARDRFFDVIVPLLSSDIQEKIKAIQNDASISSSTQWIKISELMQKSYNEMDKKEKEDLFERIKEALNKYDTRIQEDTNKTIIHKISINEDKIDYIAKGSVPGRLLNQFSMDQSGDRFRVVTTTEHYTQYQGIIRANAVYVLDEQLNIVGKLDQIAPDESVYSARFMGDRLYLVTFQQIDPFFVIDLSRDTPKILGELKIPGFSNYLHPYDNEHIIGIGRDTKEIEGGRVQQLGIKIALFNVSDVSNPRVIEDVIIGDSSTYSESLQDHKAFFFDKTKSLLSIPITGDIKNLNDDSNSKRIAPDYNRWSGFYVYYLDSLEGFDLKGKVVHSDNDSRYYGMHNARTFYIDNVLYTASEGYLKMNSIKDLKEINSLKFENTGKFIGYIDEAILR, encoded by the coding sequence ATGAATTCAAAAATAACGATTCCAATAATAATAGCCATTTCGGTAATAGTCACAGCAGCAATAACATACTCCATTAGTGTTGAGCAGGAACCTCAAATTTTACAAAAAACTGCACCTGAAATTATCTATGTAGAAAAAGAAAATTCAAAATATTTTGAAGGAACTCACGATATCAAAAAAATAGATTCGCAAGAAGAATTAAAAAATATTCTTAAAGCATCAACATTTTTTGAAGGGCAATTTTTTGATGATAGGGTATTTTCAACTAGAATGATGATAGATAATGCAGTTATGGAATCAGATGGATTTGTAGGTGCACCAATACCTGCTACAGTTCCTCAAGGAGCAGTAGCAGGTAAAACAGAGTCTAGAGGTTCAGAGTATTCAACTACAAATGTTCAAGTTGAAAATGTGGATGAGCCAGACTATCTCAAAAACGATTCAAAATATGTATACATTGTTTCACAAAACACACTTTCAATTATTGATGCATATCCTGCAGAATCAGCAAAACTTGTTCTCAAAATTGCATTAGACATAGAATCTCAATATATTCAGAACATGTTTTTAAATAAAGACAGATTGGTAATATTTTACAATGGTCAAAGTGATGATGAAATTATTCCACAATATGACTTTGTTCCAAGAAGATCATATAGTTCAGTCACACATGCATTAATAGTAGATGTCTCAGATAAAGAGAGTCCAAAAATTCTCAAAGATTATTCAATTGATGGTCATTTCAGCGATGCCAGAATGATTGGAAATTATGTATATTTTGTAACAAACAGCAACATCGATTATCAATATCCAAAACTTCCAGTGATAATGGAGGATTCAGTCAGAATCATGACACCAGAAGCATTCTACTTTGACAATGTAGAACAATTTTCAAACTTTAACACGCTAACTGCAATAGATATATTCGGAGACACAATTAATTCAGAGACATTCCTAATGGGATATACTGGATCTATCTATGTATCAGAGGATAACTTTTATCTGACGTATCAGCAAAATATGCCCTTGGGGTTTTATGAGAGTTCAGCTAGAGATAGATTCTTTGATGTCATAGTTCCACTGCTGTCAAGCGATATCCAAGAAAAGATCAAAGCAATACAAAATGATGCATCAATTAGTTCATCCACACAATGGATAAAAATTTCCGAATTAATGCAAAAATCTTACAACGAAATGGATAAAAAAGAAAAAGAAGATCTTTTTGAGAGAATCAAAGAGGCCTTAAATAAATATGATACAAGAATCCAAGAAGATACAAACAAAACGATTATTCACAAAATATCAATTAATGAGGATAAAATAGACTATATTGCAAAAGGTTCAGTTCCTGGAAGATTACTGAACCAATTCTCCATGGATCAAAGCGGAGATAGATTTAGAGTCGTTACAACTACTGAACATTATACTCAATACCAAGGAATCATTCGTGCAAATGCAGTTTATGTCTTAGATGAGCAGCTTAACATTGTAGGTAAATTAGACCAGATTGCTCCTGATGAGAGCGTGTATTCAGCCAGATTCATGGGAGACAGACTATATTTAGTAACATTCCAACAAATCGACCCATTTTTTGTAATCGATTTATCTAGAGATACTCCAAAGATATTAGGCGAGTTAAAAATTCCAGGATTTTCGAACTATCTGCATCCATACGACAATGAACATATTATTGGTATAGGTAGAGACACAAAAGAGATTGAAGGTGGCAGAGTTCAGCAACTAGGAATCAAAATTGCGTTGTTTAATGTTTCAGATGTGAGCAATCCAAGAGTAATAGAAGATGTAATAATTGGAGACAGTTCTACATACTCAGAATCATTGCAAGATCACAAAGCATTCTTTTTTGATAAAACAAAAAGTCTTCTCTCAATTCCAATTACAGGAGATATTAAAAATCTTAACGATGATTCAAATTCCAAAAGAATCGCTCCAGATTATAATCGTTGGAGTGGATTCTATGTATATTATTTAGATAGTCTAGAGGGATTTGATCTTAAAGGTAAAGTTGTTCATTCAGATAATGATTCACGTTATTATGGTATGCACAACGCAAGAACATTCTATATTGACAATGTATTATACACTGCATCAGAAGGATATCTAAAGATGAATTCCATAAAGGATTTGAAAGAAATTAATTCATTAAAGTTTGAAAATACTGGAAAGTTTATCGGATATATTGATGAAGCAATTTTACGGTAG
- a CDS encoding tetratricopeptide repeat protein → MVGFFKQPKRHLKKLLKDGEYDKAVAFGKSLESKYSDDPDFMFIMGSVFFIVDDAKKALPYFEKAFQLDNNDVEILTLKTNVHLALEQKDEAIECCRHILKLQPKNSEAQKLLDDLEHI, encoded by the coding sequence ATGGTGGGTTTTTTCAAACAACCAAAACGTCATCTCAAAAAATTACTAAAAGATGGCGAATATGACAAGGCAGTTGCGTTTGGAAAGAGTTTGGAATCTAAATATTCTGATGATCCTGATTTCATGTTTATCATGGGTAGTGTTTTCTTTATAGTGGATGATGCCAAAAAAGCATTACCTTATTTTGAAAAAGCTTTTCAATTAGATAATAATGATGTTGAGATACTTACTCTGAAAACTAATGTTCATTTGGCTTTAGAGCAAAAAGATGAAGCCATTGAATGCTGTAGACATATCTTAAAACTTCAGCCCAAAAATTCTGAGGCTCAAAAACTTTTAGATGATCTTGAACATATCTAA
- a CDS encoding peptidase: MSSSAFAQFSSAGGVDKAGSWYAGEGLKQGDFFSYSMCHVDYKECANFEMDIWIKGDKQVGSETKWLSEVVVYDGSKVIVGEMELGKIAPEPTGGSSELGVYRGAFKSSVVWLSAFATSDDSSGGKGPKEFKSASWGKIGNIGGEQVIPRAIETITVPAGTWEAVQMYWKTGGIGSKVWIVDGFPFPIKAKTYTHVSEGIPPTEYEFRLLEYKENVQESPFKGIVSTTDEFRAAGCETNFEKTVSIKKPTHNFDYQVHIFYGPEDPVTGCEMEWLISFISKYDDTEFLNQVQFDFLTVDENLTPLRSIAQEQGKKFLYSPSGQQIVDILVKEKPGTANYVIWIYGLAPEGIAPSGSSDYLKVQVPIYDSNGVSPAQEIPSWIKNNAGWWANGAIDDNSFVQGIQFLIKEKIMKIPPTTQGSGGTTNDIPSWVKNNAGWWANGSIGDSDFILGIQFLIKEGIMKVPRNT, translated from the coding sequence GTGTCTTCTTCAGCATTTGCGCAATTCTCATCTGCTGGCGGTGTTGATAAAGCAGGATCATGGTATGCAGGTGAAGGGCTCAAACAAGGCGATTTCTTTTCTTATAGCATGTGTCATGTAGATTACAAAGAATGCGCAAATTTTGAAATGGATATATGGATTAAAGGTGACAAACAGGTTGGAAGTGAAACTAAATGGTTATCTGAAGTTGTGGTTTATGATGGCTCTAAAGTAATTGTTGGTGAAATGGAGTTAGGAAAAATTGCACCTGAACCAACAGGTGGTAGTTCAGAATTAGGCGTTTACCGTGGCGCATTCAAATCTTCTGTAGTCTGGCTCTCAGCATTTGCAACATCTGACGATAGTTCTGGTGGAAAAGGTCCAAAAGAATTCAAATCTGCATCATGGGGTAAGATTGGAAACATTGGAGGTGAGCAAGTTATTCCAAGAGCAATTGAAACTATTACTGTTCCTGCAGGTACTTGGGAGGCTGTTCAAATGTATTGGAAAACTGGTGGAATTGGAAGCAAAGTTTGGATAGTTGATGGTTTCCCATTTCCAATAAAAGCTAAAACTTACACACATGTATCAGAAGGAATACCTCCCACTGAATATGAATTTCGATTATTAGAGTATAAAGAAAATGTACAAGAGAGCCCATTTAAGGGAATAGTTTCAACTACAGATGAATTTAGAGCGGCAGGATGTGAAACTAATTTTGAAAAAACAGTCAGCATAAAAAAACCCACACATAACTTTGATTACCAAGTCCACATCTTTTATGGTCCTGAAGATCCAGTTACAGGCTGTGAAATGGAGTGGCTTATTAGTTTCATTAGTAAGTATGATGATACTGAATTTTTGAATCAAGTTCAGTTTGATTTTCTAACTGTTGATGAAAATCTAACTCCTTTAAGATCAATTGCACAAGAACAAGGTAAAAAATTCCTATACTCTCCATCTGGGCAACAAATTGTTGATATACTTGTAAAAGAAAAACCAGGAACTGCCAACTATGTGATTTGGATTTATGGATTGGCACCTGAAGGAATTGCACCTTCTGGATCTTCTGATTATTTGAAAGTACAAGTTCCAATTTATGATTCTAATGGTGTGTCTCCGGCTCAAGAAATTCCCTCCTGGATCAAAAACAACGCAGGCTGGTGGGCTAATGGTGCAATTGATGATAATTCATTTGTCCAAGGAATTCAGTTCTTGATTAAAGAAAAAATAATGAAGATCCCACCAACAACTCAAGGCTCTGGTGGAACTACAAATGACATACCATCTTGGGTTAAGAACAACGCAGGCTGGTGGGCTAATGGTTCTATTGGAGATTCAGATTTCATCTTAGGAATTCAGTTCTTGATTAAAGAAGGAATAATGAAAGTTCCTCGAAACACTTAA
- a CDS encoding fibronectin type III domain-containing protein gives MSSISLIISQDNEIFAQTSSVPEPITDLIAIPGNGEVSLSWTAPYNNGSPIISYKIIQWETGSDVFTTFPNLSTTTQATATGLKNNISYSFKVIAVNSVGQSVDSNIASAKPLPTAPSTDVPNQITNLIATRGDSKVNLSWSKPNDNGSPITSYKITYWQIGTDNFQKKTVDGKAITAQITGLTNNVSYAFKINAVNTIGQSPDSNVDSATPSKSVIATVPNQVRGVVGIPSNGQVFLSWIEPSDNGAPITSYRIIVNEKGSAITTTYTNIGDSEKATISGLKNNVTYDFKISAVNSVGIGKESNLISVTPNNKVPIIITGLKAVSGDSKVTLSWSVSSNALDDITGYIVREFRTGADSFVSHSIIGKSTTATINGLTNGIPYGFRVLGVNPGGIGTESNIVYVTPMPQSKTTSMVPTQIGDLRATVGENQVKLSWSKPFDNGFPITGYKIIQSITGSSSFTTIPKSDTIPEVIITGLTNDASYNFKVSAINSEGTGKESIAVSAIPKSPTAPKYVIPQWIKINAEWWSQGLISDSEYVQAIEYMINQGIIKIR, from the coding sequence TTGTCTTCTATTTCATTAATAATTTCACAGGATAATGAAATTTTTGCTCAAACTTCTTCAGTACCTGAACCGATAACTGATCTGATTGCAATTCCTGGAAATGGCGAAGTTAGTCTATCCTGGACTGCCCCTTACAATAACGGATCTCCAATCATATCTTATAAAATAATACAATGGGAGACTGGCTCTGATGTGTTTACCACTTTTCCTAACCTAAGTACGACAACCCAGGCAACTGCAACTGGACTCAAAAATAACATTTCTTATAGTTTCAAGGTGATTGCAGTGAACTCTGTAGGTCAAAGTGTAGATTCCAATATTGCATCTGCCAAACCCCTGCCCACTGCACCCTCAACTGATGTTCCAAACCAAATCACTAACCTTATTGCAACAAGAGGAGACAGTAAGGTGAACCTATCATGGAGTAAACCAAATGACAATGGCTCACCAATTACAAGCTACAAAATAACATATTGGCAAATTGGAACTGACAACTTCCAGAAAAAGACAGTTGACGGAAAAGCAATCACTGCACAAATTACTGGATTGACAAACAATGTATCATATGCCTTTAAAATAAATGCAGTAAATACAATAGGCCAAAGTCCTGACTCTAATGTTGATTCTGCAACCCCTTCAAAGTCAGTTATTGCAACAGTTCCAAACCAGGTAAGAGGGGTGGTTGGTATTCCAAGTAACGGTCAGGTGTTTCTCTCATGGATTGAACCATCAGATAATGGGGCACCAATTACAAGCTATAGAATTATTGTAAATGAGAAAGGATCTGCCATAACTACAACATACACTAACATCGGAGATTCAGAAAAAGCCACAATCAGTGGTCTAAAAAACAATGTAACTTATGATTTTAAAATATCTGCAGTGAACTCTGTAGGTATTGGAAAGGAATCGAATTTAATATCAGTCACCCCAAACAACAAGGTTCCAATTATAATAACGGGTCTCAAGGCGGTATCTGGAGATAGCAAGGTAACTTTATCATGGTCAGTATCATCTAATGCACTAGATGACATTACAGGGTATATAGTAAGGGAATTTAGGACTGGTGCGGATTCATTTGTGTCTCATTCCATTATTGGCAAGTCCACAACTGCAACAATTAATGGCCTTACAAATGGCATACCTTATGGATTCAGAGTATTAGGAGTTAATCCAGGTGGTATAGGTACTGAATCCAACATTGTATACGTTACACCAATGCCTCAATCCAAAACAACATCAATGGTACCTACACAGATAGGTGATCTTAGAGCAACTGTTGGTGAGAATCAAGTGAAATTATCGTGGAGTAAACCATTTGATAATGGCTTTCCAATTACAGGATACAAAATCATTCAATCAATTACTGGTTCTAGCTCATTTACTACCATACCAAAATCAGATACTATTCCTGAGGTAATAATTACTGGATTGACAAATGATGCATCCTACAACTTTAAGGTCTCAGCTATAAATTCAGAAGGTACAGGCAAAGAATCAATAGCAGTTTCTGCCATTCCAAAATCGCCAACTGCACCAAAGTATGTAATCCCACAATGGATAAAGATAAATGCCGAATGGTGGTCTCAAGGTTTGATTTCTGACTCTGAGTATGTTCAAGCAATAGAATACATGATAAATCAAGGAATAATCAAAATAAGATGA
- a CDS encoding (4Fe-4S)-binding protein, translated as MKVTYDKTICTHSANCVKTLPSVFQVKDGNFVITQDGATEEQIRKTVSQCPSKALKIE; from the coding sequence ATGAAAGTAACATATGACAAAACCATTTGCACTCATTCTGCCAATTGTGTAAAGACATTGCCATCGGTATTTCAGGTAAAAGATGGAAATTTCGTCATAACACAAGATGGAGCCACCGAAGAGCAAATAAGAAAGACAGTAAGTCAGTGTCCCTCAAAGGCTTTGAAGATAGAGTAA